Proteins encoded in a region of the Podospora pseudopauciseta strain CBS 411.78 chromosome 6, whole genome shotgun sequence genome:
- a CDS encoding hypothetical protein (EggNog:ENOG503NZ3W), translated as MDRLLARKKSSSNLSRKRSNSGTTMTPRDQKPKEEKSAPEQPTPYGTLFDDQIFIHACCNLEDKNEARIIQDISRFIVPSAESLALRNKNHKCLVKSVNKGWNNSIPFTTTHPQPDYSVGFERDAFTEEQLAKPSPFIGDFIPGDLSFSEATYYMYFPFLTSEVTCGAAALDITDRQNAHRMTLAVRAIVELFRDVEREDEVNRKTLAFSVSHDHQSVRIYGHFPVITGKDTEYYRYPIRKFNFTELDGKERWTAYQFTKNVYDT; from the exons ATGGACCGTCTTCTTGCGCGGAAGAAATCCTCGTCCAATCTGTCTCGGAAGCGATCGAACTCTGGTACAACCATGACACCCAGAGACCAGAAGccgaaggaggagaagagtgCACC CGAGCAGCCAACTCCTTACGGAACCCTCTTCGACGACCAAATCTTTATACATGCTTGTTGCAACCTCGAGGATAAGAATGAGGCGAGGATTATTCAAGACATTTCACGGTTTATCGTCCCTTCGGCAGAATCGCTTGCGCTCCGGAACAAGAACCATAAATGCCTTGTTAAAAGCGTTAACAAAGGGTGGAACAACTCGATCCCTTTTACCACTACCCATCCACAGCCTGACTACTCCGTTGGGTTTGAGCGAGACGCATTTACCGAGGAGCAACTCGCTAAACCATCACCCTTTATCGGCGACTTTATTCCCGGGGACCTGTCCTTCTCTGAGGCCACCTACTATATGTACTTCCCGTTCCTAACCAGCGAGGTGACGTGTGGCGCCGCGGCGCTCGACATTACAGACCGGCAGAACGCCCACAGGATGACCCTTGCGGTACGGGCCATCGTCGAACTCTTTCGTGATGTCGAgcgcgaggatgaggttaACCGGAAgaccctcgccttctccgtCTCGCACGACCACCAGTCAGTACGGATCTACGGCCATTTCCCAGTGATAACCGGGAAAGATACTGAGTATTACCGGTACCCAATCCGAAAATTCAACTTCACAGAGCTGGACGGCAAGGAGAGATGGACAGCGTACCAATTCACCAAGAACGTTTACGACACATAG
- a CDS encoding hypothetical protein (EggNog:ENOG503PEUG): protein MQFKALLALLPLVATTALGFVVPEGTPNGFYEVTVGDDGNTTTVEIDPSTHAVIGEPLENRSLPRRSAKLRRQVNSWGATGRTFPNQADYNACTQGWKNFFNAGSHVPSRTQYFAVSGQAVLAGCNYKYAEVNHGASLVDSFNGFMDGNAGWWRTGWVHFFYHSGTLFPTIDFTFWRDLSGTNFCDNLT, encoded by the exons ATGCAGTTCAaagccctcctcgcccttctccccctGGTTGCGACCACCGCTCTCGGCTTCGTTGTCCCTGAGGGCACCCCAAATGGCTTTTACGAAGTCACCGTTGGGGATGACGGCAACACAACCACGGTCGAGATTGATCCCTCGACCCACGCAGTCATTGGAGAGCCCCTAGAGAACCGTAGCCTGCCTCGCCGCAGCGCGAAGCTCAGAAGACAGGTGAACTCGTGGGGTGCAACGGGGAGAACTTTCCCAAACCAAGCCGACTACAATGCATGCACCCAAGGATGGAAGAACTTCTTCAACGCTGGAAGTCATGTTCCGTCCAGAACACAGTACTTCGCCGTGTCGGGCCAGGCTGTACTTGCGGGCTGCAACTACAAGT ATGCTGAGGTCAATCACGGTGCATCCCTTGTCGACTCCTTCAACGGGTTCATGGACGGCAACGCCGGATGGTGGAGGACGGGCTGGGTGCATTTCTTTTATCATTCCGGCACCCTGTTCCCGACCATCGACTTCACCTTCTGGCGCGATCTCAGTGGCACCAACTTCTGCGACAACCTTACCTAA
- a CDS encoding hypothetical protein (EggNog:ENOG503P1JD; COG:H) yields the protein MGAMRIPNIGSMKSTLNLIKSPSLLNIPNSLVEYVYTVYAVDSQGNPTYYETFCYYASKFENAIKNVLKEFQSEVQIYVDKG from the exons ATGGGTGCCATGAGGATCCCCAACATCGGCTCGATGAAATCGACACTCAATCTAATCAAGAGCCCGTCCCTGCTCAACATTCCTAACAGTCTGGTTGAGTATGTGTACACGGTTTACGCGGTGGACAGCCAGGGTAATCCGACTTACTATGAGACATTCTGCTACTA TGCGTCGAAGTTCGAAAATGCTATCAAAAATGTGCTCAAGGAGTTCCAGTCCGAGGTACAAATCTACGTCGACAAGGGATAG
- a CDS encoding hypothetical protein (EggNog:ENOG503P1JD; COG:H), with protein MAARLKSTIWPQAGATSIDVSLSTPAVAISLASDGRTIQVTTGGEKASTNSYDMVFNTTALGPLQQMDLSGLNLDRDILDGIRALSYDRATKVAINFNKRWWTGFYPNVDAVHHGGGVSSSDLPLGFTVYPSWNNGDGTNVLIASCTWAQDASRMAALVPDYTDPSTPTPSYTGPIAAVCLEESPTLKDFHGYYITHHAWAWSHDPCTCGVFALFGPGRFQNIYPEFRQLLANSRLTI; from the coding sequence ATGGCAGCTCGTCTGAAGAGCACCATCTGGCCCCAAGCCGGCGCCACATCCATTGATGTGTCGCTCTCCACACCCGCTGTAGCTATATCTTTGGCTTCTGATGGAAGGACTATTCAAGTCACTACAGGCGGTGAGAAGGCCTCAACAAATTCCTACGACATGGTTTTCAACACCACAGCTCTAGGGCCTCTCCAGCAGATGGATCTCTCAGGACTCAATCTCGACCGTGACATTCTCGACGGCATTCGTGCCCTCAGCTACGACCGGGCTACCAAAGTGGccatcaacttcaacaagCGCTGGTGGACGGGTTTCTACCCCAATGTCGACGCCGTGCACCATGGTGGCGGTGTATCTAGCAGCGACTTGCCCCTCGGCTTCACTGTCTATCCCTCGTGGAACAACGGCGACGGCACCAACGTTCTCATCGCCTCATGCACCTGGGCCCAAGATGCGTCCCGCATGGCAGCCCTTGTCCCGGACTACACTgatccctcaacaccaacaccaagctaCACCGGCCCCATCGCCGCAGTCTGCCTCGAGGAGTCTCCGACTTTGAAAGATTTCCACGGTTACTACATCACCCATCACGCCTGGGCCTGGTCCCACGACCCGTGCACCTGTGGTGTCTTTGCTCTCTTTGGACCGGGACGGTTCCAAAACATATACCCAGAGTTCCGACAACTTCTCGCCAATTCGCGGCTTACCATCTGA